From a single Candidatus Bathyarchaeota archaeon genomic region:
- the pfdA gene encoding prefoldin subunit alpha, with translation MTQRAPAEEELRRLSVEMRYLEQTAEVLQQRINMVNTAIADLTYANATLDGIEKEKENTEMLVPIGGSSYVKVKLADPNKVIVGLGAGVSIEKTLAEAKATLKERLDELEKTMTSAQQQFSQVAERINSGRGRLESLLSDARQAKR, from the coding sequence TTGACTCAAAGAGCCCCTGCTGAAGAGGAACTTCGAAGACTCAGCGTAGAAATGCGCTACCTCGAGCAGACAGCAGAAGTGTTACAGCAACGCATAAACATGGTCAACACCGCCATAGCTGACCTCACATACGCCAACGCAACACTCGACGGCATAGAAAAAGAAAAAGAAAACACAGAGATGCTGGTTCCAATCGGCGGAAGCTCATACGTAAAAGTCAAACTAGCAGACCCCAACAAAGTCATCGTCGGCTTAGGGGCAGGCGTATCAATCGAGAAAACCCTCGCAGAAGCAAAAGCAACCCTCAAAGAACGCCTCGATGAACTCGAAAAAACCATGACCAGCGCCCAGCAACAATTCAGCCAAGTCGCCGAACGCATAAACAGCGGTCGCGGCAGACTAGAGTCGTTGCTTTCTGACGCACGACAAGCCAAACGTTAG